The DNA sequence TTGCTTCGGCTGCGCCAGCACATCGCGGACGATTGCGATCGCGCCTGTCGTATCGCGCTGCGCCGCGCGGTCCAGCAGGTCCGCGAGCGTGGCGCCGGGCCGCACGCCCGTCATCGCCTCGACGGCGGCTTCGTCGATCGTTCCGCCGTTCACGTAGGCCGCGAGCTTCCGCAGCTCGCCGGCGAGCATCGGGAGATCGCTCCCCGTGTAGCCCGCGAGGCGATCCACCGCAGCCGCCGTGATCGCTACGCCGCAGCGGTCCTTGGCTTCCTTCGCGATCCACTTGGCGAGTTCCTCGCCTTCGAGTTCCTTGAACTCGTAGACGCTGCCGGCCTTCGCGAGCCACGGATCCAACTTGGTCGCCGTGCTCGGCACGACGAGCAGCAGCACGACCTCGGGTGCCGGCTTGGCGAGATAGCGCTCCAATCGCTCGCGCAGCGGCTTCTTCATTGCGCCCGGGTCGCGGAGCACGACCAGCCGCCGCGCCGCCAGCATCGGCAGCGCCTCGAGCGCCGCGGACAGCCCACTCACCTCAAGCTCCGCACCGCGCAACACGTCGCAGTTGAAGTCGCGCGTGCTCTCGTCGACGGCGTGCGCCATGACGAGGCGCACCCATTCGTCCTTCAGGTGGTCATCCGCACCGTGGAAGACGTACACCGGGTCGAAGCCCCCGGTCTCGAGGGCCGTCCGAAGCGACTTGAAGCTGGTGGCGGCCATAGGCTGGCAATATAGCCGTCTCGGCGATGCCTCCGAGCGGCGTTTCCCCTCGCGGTGCCGAGGCGGATTCTGCGTGCAGTCGCGCATGCAGCCGCGTGGCGAAGTCCGACGACACCTGCAGCGGCGTCGCGTTGCGCGCCTGCAGGAGCCCGATGCGCAGCAGGCGGTCATAGCGGCGGCACCGTGCACAGCGATCCGTGTGCACGCGCATGGCCATCGCCTCGCTCCCCGGGAGTTCACCGGCAAGCCACGCGAGGTGCTGGGGACGGAAATCGGAGCAGCGCATGGGCAGGACCGGGCGGTGGCGGGGATGCACCGGGTGAAGGCCGGTACAAATGACGAGACGCCCTCCGATACCCTGGAGGGCGCCCCGCGTTCCGGACATGCATGGCCTTCGGAGGTCCCACCCCCCTTCCGTGCCTACTGCAGTGCCGGCCCGATGATCTCGGCGAAGCTCGCCCGCGCCCGGTTCAGGCGCGACTTCACGGTGCCGAGGTTGCAGTGCGTGATTTCCGCGATTTCCTCGTACGAGCGGCCCTCCAGTTCGCGGAGCACGAACACCTCGCGGTGATGCTCCGGCAGCTGGGCCACCGCCGCCTCCACCTGCTCGCGCACGTGGCGCTTCTTGTACAGCTCATCCGGCGCCATCGAGGTGTCCTCGAACTCCAGCGGACGCTCCTCGTCGTCCCAGCCCTGCGTCATGGTCTGGAAGAGCACCAGCGGATTCCGCGAGCGGTTCCGGAGCTCGTTCTTCGCCAGGTTCGACGCGATGGTATAGATCCACGTCGAGAACTTCTTCGCCCCGTCGAAGCGCGCGATGTGCCGGTGCACGCGGATGAAAGCCTCCTGCACCAGGTCTTCCGAGCGCTCGCGGTCCCCCACCGTGCGGTAGATGAAGTTGAGCAGGCGGTTCTGGTAGCGATCAACCAGGACGTCGAAGGCACGGCTCTGACCGCGAATGTATGCGGACACCAACGCGCCATCATCAAGCTTCTTGAGCTCGACCAGCGACGTATAGCCGGTGCCGATGTCCTGCAGCTTCAGCGCGACGCTTCCCATACTCTCCTCGTGGTGGAGATCTCGGTGGGTGCTTCCCCGCCGATAGGAAGTGCAGGGGGCGTGCCAAACCCCAAGCGCTAGCTAAGTCGTTATTTCACAACACTTAATGCGGGCTTAATGCGGGCGGTTCGTCCTCTTCCGCGCACACCGGTGTCACCCACGAAGGACACCGTCGAAGCCCGCTACATATAGAAGGGTCGCAATGGTCTTGGCGTCCGTAATCTCGCCGTCCCGAATCATGGTCAGCACGCGCGACATCGGCAGCGTGTGGACCTCCAGGAACTCATCGGCCTCGCGCGCCGACTCGCCCTGCGTCAGCCCGGTGGCTGCGAACAGATGGATCTTCTCGTTTGTGAACCCCGGCGCGGTCCAGATGGCGGTCAGCGGCACCAGACGTTCGCACCGACATCCGACTTCTTCGAGGAGCTCGCGTCGCGCGCAGTCTTCGGGACGTTCGTTGGGCTCGAGGCGGCCCGCGGGAATCTCCCACAGATAGCCGTCGGTCGCGTAGCGATACTGCTTGATCAGGAGCACCTGGGGATCCGGCCCATCGAAGTCGCTGAGCACCGGCAGGACGGCCGCCGCCCCCGGATGGTGAATGAGCACCTGCTCGCCGGCGCTGCCATCGGGATAGCGCACACGATCGACGTGTGCATCGAGGAAGCGATACTGCCACTGCCGCTCGCCGCCCAAGCGGCCGGGTTGCTCAGTCATGGCTGCTCCGATGGATCGTCCGTCGCCGACAGCACGGCGAAATCACCGTGCCCCAGCGCCTGCAGCGGCGCCGCGATCGCCGTGGGATCGCCGACCGCCAGTACCAGGAGGCGCGACGGGTCGAGCTGTTCGCGCGCCACGCGATGCACCTCGGCGTCCGTCACGGCCTGCACGCGGTCGCGATACGTGCGGAACCAGTCCGCCCCGAGCCCGTGCACCGTGGCGCCCGCCAGCGCGCCGGCGACGGCCGCCGTCGTCTCGAAACGAATGGGAAACACGCCGGCCAAGTACTCCGTCGCCAACGACAGCTCCGCGGCCGACGGCGGTGCCGCGCGCAGCGCGTCGATTTCGCGCAAGATCTCCTGCACCGCGCGATCCGTCACCTCGCTCTTCACCGCCGTGCTCACCACGAACGGTCCGGCGGCGCGGCGCGCGTCGAAGCCCGAGCTCGCGCCGTAGGTGAACGCGTGCCGCTCACGCAGGTTGAGGTTGATGCGTGACGAGAACAGGCCGCCAAGGATCGCGTTCATCACGACGATCGCGAGATAGTCGGGATGCCCGCGGGCAATGCCGACATGGCCCACGCGCAGCTCGGACTGGGGCGCATCCGCCTTCGTGATGATCCGCGTGCGACGCGTCTCGCGCGCCTGTGGCGCCGCAGACGCCGCACGCCGCGACGCGCGCGCGTCCGAGGCCCAATCACCCATCGCGCGCTCCGCTAACGCGACCGCGGCATCGAGCGTGATGTCGCCGACGAAGAACAGCGTCGTCGTGCGCGGTCCGTAGTGCGCGCGGTGGAACGCGCGCAGCATCTCGGCGTCGAGCCCCGGCACGCTGCGGGCGCTTCCGCCGATTGGCCGGCCGTATCGCGCCCCGGCGAACAGCGTGCCGGTGAAGCGCACGTCAGCCAGGCCGCGCGGCTCCGCCAGTAGCTGCGTGAGATCGTCCAGGCGCTCGTCACGCTTGCGCGCCACGTCCGCCGCCGGGAACGCCGGGGCCCGCAACACCTCGGCAAACAAGCCGAACGCCGCCTCGAGCCGCGACGGCGTCACCGTCACCCGGGCCACGGTGGAATCCCAGTCCACCGACGCATCGAAGCTGGTGCCCCAACCCTCGAAGCGATCCGCGATCGCCGCGCCATCCAGCGCGCCACTACCCTCCGCCAGCGCGCGGGCCGTGAGCGCCGCCAGGCCTTCGCGCCCCTCGGGATCATCCACAGCGCCGGCGTCGACCAACGCCAGTACGGTGACGATCGGCAGACGCGGCATCCGCGCCACGATCACCCGAAGGCCGTTGGGGAGCGTCGCTTCGTCGGTGTCGGGAAACCGATAGGAGCGCACCTGGCCCGGCGCAGGTCGCAACGCCACGCTCACGCCGCCTCCTGCGCCGCAGGCTTCGGCACGTAGCTCAGGCTCGCGCGGTTATCCTCGCCCAACCAGTCGCGCGCCGCCGCATGGAGCGCCGCCGCGTCGACGGCGCGATACCGACCCAGTTCGGTGTTGAGGCGGGCGGCGTCGCCATAATAAGTAGCGAACTGCGACAATTTGTCGGCCCGCTGCCCGGCCGACTGCAACTGCAGCAGCCAACTCGCCTCGAGGAGCGCCAACGCACGGTCGCGCTCCGCCGGGGTCACGCCCTCGGCGCGCAACCGGTCGATCTGCGCGACCAGCGCCTCGAGCGCCGTCGCCACCGGCACGCCGGGCCGCGCCGTCACGTCGCAGATGAGCAGGTCCGCGCCCTTCGTCAGGTCGAACGTGAACGCCCCCGCATCGCTCGCCAGACGCTGCTCGCGCACCAGCGCCCGCGGCAGGCGCGCGCCCTCGCCCGTCCCGAGCACGGCGGCGAGCACCGCCAGCGCATACCAGGCATCTGTCCCGCAGGCCGGGATCCGAAACGCGAGGAACGTGCGGGCCGCCGCCACCTCGTCTTCCACCACGGCGCGACGCCACTCGCCGAAGCGTGGCGGCAGCGTCATCGGCGGCAGCGCGGGGCGCCCGGCGCCGCGCGGAATCGCGCCGAAGTGCCGCTCGACCATCGCCAGCGCCGCCGCCGGCTCGAAGTCGCCCACGATGCTCAGCACGGCGTTGTCCGGCGTGTAGTACGTGCGGAAGAACTCCGCGACGTCATCCAGGCTCGCCGCCGAGAGGTCGTCCATCGACCCGATCAACGAGTGGTGAAACGGATGCGTCGGGGGAAAGCACAGTGCCGGCAGCCGCTCCCACCACGTGCCGTACGGTTGGTTGTCCACCGACCATCGCCGCTCGTTCTTCACCACGTCACGCTGCGTATCGAGCTTCTCCTGCGTCATCGCGGGCAGCAGGCGTCCCATGCGGTCGGCCTCGAGCCACAGCGCGAGTTCGAGTTGGTGCGCCGGCACGGTCTCGAAGTAGTTCGTGCGGTCGAGCCACGTCGAGCCGTTGAGCGTCCCGCCCGCGCGCTGCACCAGCTCGAAGTGCTCGTTGGCCCCCACGTTCGCACTGCCCTGGAACAGCATGTGCTCGAACAGGTGCGCGAACCCCGTGCGACCCTCGCGCTCGTTCGCCGACCCCACGTGGTACCAGAGGTTCACGGCTACGATCGGCGTCGCGTGGTCTTCGGAGAGCACCACCCGCAGGCCATTGGCCAGCGTGTGCGTCGCGATCGGCAGGTGCAGCGTCGGCTCAGCCACGCGCCACCGCCAGCAAGCTCTGTCCGAACGGCGGACGCAGCACGTGGCGCTCCCAGGCATGCACCCACGGGAAGATCGCGCGGTCGAACAACCGCACCGACGCCACCTTGAACCCCCGTTGCTTGAGCAGCACGAAGGAGGCCCACCACGCGAAGTAGCCGACGGCGTTGAAGTAGTCGAGCCGCACGATCTCGAAGCCCGCGTCCGTCAGCGCACGGCGAAGCCCCGGCTTGGTGTAGCGCCGGAAGTGCCCGAAGTCCTTGTCGATCGGCGCATACAGCTCCGGTCGCGCCGGCACGAAGAGGCAGAGGTGCCCGCGCGTCGGCGCGAGCAACGCACGCCAGCGGCGCAGCTCCTCGACATCCTCCCGGATGTGCTCCAGCACGTTCACGCTCACGATAGCGTTCCACCCGCCGTCCAGCGGCAGGTCTGCCGCCGTCCCATGGATGACCGTGCGCCCCGGCTGTTCGCGCCGCAGCCGCTCGGCGAACCGCTGCTCGGGCTCCACGGCCGTCAGCTGCGTGATGCCCGGGACCCGAGCAAGCTCCGCCGTCAGTTGCCCGATTCCCGCACCCACCTCGGCCACGCGACCACGCAGGAACGGCGTGAATTCCGCGATCAGCGCCTGGCGATAGTTGCGCGCCTCATTCAACGCCGCGAACTCGAAGTCCTCGGTGTCCGCGGCGGCGTTCGGTTGTTCCGTCTGCACTCGCTCTCCGTCCCTGCGGGGATTCACCACTGGACCACACGGGCCAGCGGGGCCTTCACCGTCTCGCCGAGGAAGTAGCCGGGCTGGCGCAGCAGCCGCGCCCAGGCATCGTCGGTCCGCGTCGGCGAGCTGAACGCCGTCAGTCCCTCTCGCCGCGCGACCACCTCGGCGCGCATCACATGAAAGGGATCGGAGACGACCACGACCGTATCCATGCGGCGCGCGCGCAGCAGCCGCGCCACGCCAGCGAGCGACTGGCCAGTCGTCCGGCCCTCGTTCTCCAGCAAGATCGCCGAGTCCGGCACACCGGCCGCGAGCGCGTAGAGTCGGCTCACCGCGGCTTCCGATGCGGTATCGCCCTCGGCGATGCCTCCGGTCAGCACGAGTCGCGGCGCAATGCCACGCTGGAACAGCGCGACTGCATGGTCGAGTCGCGCGCGCAGTACGGGCGACGGCTTGCCGCGATACTGCGCCGCTCCCAGCACGACGATCGCCTGCGCAGGCTGCGCTTCATCGTGCATGGCCGCGTACAGCACGGTCGCCGCTGACGTCAGCCAGAGGCCCGCAATCACCCCGAGGGCGAGAGCGACGCGACGACGCACGGACCAAGCGCGGAAAGCCATCCCGGAAAATACCCCGTCACCATGCCCGCAGGCATGGGCGCGTCAGCGACCGAGACCGAGCAGCGCGAGTGCCGACGCGTCCAGGTCGGCCGTCAACTCCGCGGTCGACGTGGGTGCCGTCGCCATGCCGTCCAATTGATGCAGGAGCACGCGTCCCACGAGCGCGGGCGCGATCCGCGGCCGCAGCGCCGCCGCGCGGAGCATGGCCGCCGCGAGTCGGCTGGCGGCGGCGGCCCGCGGCGCCGCGAGATTCCCGGCCTGCGGACGCAGCGCAGCGTCGTGCAGCAGGCCACTGAGCAGTACGCGGCGCGCGCGGCGTGTGGCATCGCCCGCCACGGCACGCCAGGCCTCGAGCGGGTCTGCCGCCCCGGCAGCGGCATCCAGCGACGCCGTGTCCTCGTCCACCAAGCGCTCCGCGAGCGCCGCCAACAACTGTTCCTTGCCCTTGAAGTGATACAGCACGAGTGCCTTGCTCACCCCCGCGGCACTGGCCACACCCTGCAGCGAGAGGGCCGCCACGCCCGCCGCCGCACCTAGCGTCGCCGCCGCCTCGAGAATCCGCGTCGCCGCGTCAGCGCGTGACATCGGCGCCGCGCAACGGGGCCTGCACGCGGTAACCCCGCTCCGCGAGCTGCGCCGAGAAGGCGTCCTGCGCATGCGGCTCGCCGTGTACCAGGAAGACATCGGCGAGGTTCGGGGACGTCTCCCGCACCGTATCCAACCAGCGCTGCAGCTCCATGCGGTCGGCGTGCGCGCTGTAACCGTTGATGACGGCGACCTTGGCGTGCAGCTCCACAGGTTCGCCGTAGATCTTGAGGATCGGCCGTCGCTCGACGATGCGTCGGCCCAGCGTATGCTCCGCCTGGAACCCGACGATCAGCACCGTCGACCGCGGATCCGACGCGCTGTACGCAAGGTGATGTAGGATGCGGCCGGACTCCGCCATGCCCGATGCGGCAATCACGATCATCGGCCCGCTGCGCCGCATCATCGCCTTTGAGTCCTCCACGTCCGGCGTGAACTGCACGAGGTCGAAGTCGAAGAGCGAGCCGCCGTTCCCGTTCGTGTGCCGCACCAGGGGCTCCGACGTGTCGAACTCCTGGCTGTTCTCGCGGAAGACCTGTGTCGCTTCGTTCGCGAGCGGACTGTCGATGATGATCGGAATCCGCGGGATACGGCCGGCCCGCGCGAGCGCGTGCAGGTCGTAGAGGATTTCCTGCGTGCGTCCCACCGCGAAGGCCGGGATCAGCACGCGCCCGCCGCGCTGCGCCGTGCCCGTCACGATGCGCGCCAGGTCGTCACGCGCGCCGGCGATGCTCTCGTGCTCGCGGTCCCCGTACGTGGACTCCATGATCACCCAATCGAGCCGCTCGAGCGGCTCCGGGTCCCGGATGATCGGCAGCCCGTGCCGTCCGATGTCCCCGCTGAACCCGAGGCGCCGGACGCGACCGTCCTCTTCCCACTCCAGTTCCACGGACGCGGACCCGAGGATGTGTCCGGCGTCCACGAAGCGCGCCTTCACGCCCGGCACCACCTCGAACGTCTCGTGATACCGATGCGGCCGGAACTGCGTGAGCGCGTCCGACACGTCCCCGAGCGCGTACAGCGGCTCCACGAACTCCCGCTTCCGTCGCGCCAGGAAGTCGGCGTCCTTCTCCTGGATGTGCGCGGAGTCGGCGAGCATCACTTCGCAGAGGTCGCGTGTCGCCACCGTGCTGTGGATCGGTCCGCGGAACCCTTGCTTCACGAGGTACGGCAGCCGACCGGCGTGGTCGATGTGCGCATGCGACAGGACCACCGCATCGATGCGAGTCGCGGCGAGCGGCAGCTCCCGGTTCTTCTCCCGCACCTCGAAGCGGCGGCCCTGGTACAGCCCGCAGTCGAGCAGGATCGAGTGCCCCTTCACCTGCAGCAGGTGCGACGACCCGGTGACCTCGCGCGCGGCCCCGCTGAAGTGCAGGCGCATCAGCGCTCCGGCGCTTCGCGCGCGAATACCAGCGTGAGCCGCTGGCCGTCTTGGGTCATCGTCGCGAGCGTCCACCCCCCGCGGCTGCGCTCGTTGAGCAGATCCGTCAGCGCGTCCTCGTCCTCGCGCTGGTGCCGCGTCAGCCGATGGATCACCGCCTGATATTCTTTCATGCGTCCGAAGCTACTACCTTCTCGCGTATGCCGACCACCCCCGCGCTCCCCGGCCTGACCGTCGTCTCGCATCCGCTCGTGCAGCACAAGCTGTCGCTGCTGCGCGACCAGGCCACGCCGAAGAAGATCTTCAAGGAACTCGTCGACGAGATCGCCATGCTCATGGCCTACGAAGCCACGGCCGATCTCGCGCTCGCGCCCGTCGAGGTAGACACGCCCCTCGAAACGACAACCTGCCAGCGCGTCGCCGGCAAGAAGCTCACGCTCGTGCCCATCCTGCGCGCCGGCCTCGGCATGGTCGAGGGCATCCTCAAGCTCGTGCCAAGCGCGCGCGTCGGACACATCGGCCTCTACCGCGACCACGACACCCTCGAGCCGGTCGACTACTACTTCAAGGTGCCGGGCGATGCGGCCGAGCGCGATTTCTTCCTGCTCGATCCCATGCTCGCCACCGGCGGCAGCGCGGCGAGTGCGGTGAGCTCCCTCAAGCGCGCGGGCGCGACGCGCATCAAGTTCCTCTGCCTCGTCGCCGCACCGGAGGGCGTCGAGCGGCTGCGCACGG is a window from the Pseudogemmatithrix spongiicola genome containing:
- the holA gene encoding DNA polymerase III subunit delta, with the protein product MAATSFKSLRTALETGGFDPVYVFHGADDHLKDEWVRLVMAHAVDESTRDFNCDVLRGAELEVSGLSAALEALPMLAARRLVVLRDPGAMKKPLRERLERYLAKPAPEVVLLLVVPSTATKLDPWLAKAGSVYEFKELEGEELAKWIAKEAKDRCGVAITAAAVDRLAGYTGSDLPMLAGELRKLAAYVNGGTIDEAAVEAMTGVRPGATLADLLDRAAQRDTTGAIAIVRDVLAQPKQSGVTTVLALTAQMLAIGWGCAARARGMSASRLESEFFTLLKEGGSVYTGRSWGDAVKCWARAVPKWSVADVVRALPHLHAADATLKDTRISSEEQVIVSLLLAITPPSGAKRAA
- a CDS encoding anti-sigma factor family protein, coding for MSGTRGALQGIGGRLVICTGLHPVHPRHRPVLPMRCSDFRPQHLAWLAGELPGSEAMAMRVHTDRCARCRRYDRLLRIGLLQARNATPLQVSSDFATRLHARLHAESASAPRGETPLGGIAETAILPAYGRHQLQVASDGPRDRGLRPGVRLPRCG
- a CDS encoding YdcF family protein, encoding MAFRAWSVRRRVALALGVIAGLWLTSAATVLYAAMHDEAQPAQAIVVLGAAQYRGKPSPVLRARLDHAVALFQRGIAPRLVLTGGIAEGDTASEAAVSRLYALAAGVPDSAILLENEGRTTGQSLAGVARLLRARRMDTVVVVSDPFHVMRAEVVARREGLTAFSSPTRTDDAWARLLRQPGYFLGETVKAPLARVVQW
- a CDS encoding NUDIX hydrolase, which translates into the protein MTEQPGRLGGERQWQYRFLDAHVDRVRYPDGSAGEQVLIHHPGAAAVLPVLSDFDGPDPQVLLIKQYRYATDGYLWEIPAGRLEPNERPEDCARRELLEEVGCRCERLVPLTAIWTAPGFTNEKIHLFAATGLTQGESAREADEFLEVHTLPMSRVLTMIRDGEITDAKTIATLLYVAGFDGVLRG
- a CDS encoding sigma-70 family RNA polymerase sigma factor; amino-acid sequence: MGSVALKLQDIGTGYTSLVELKKLDDGALVSAYIRGQSRAFDVLVDRYQNRLLNFIYRTVGDRERSEDLVQEAFIRVHRHIARFDGAKKFSTWIYTIASNLAKNELRNRSRNPLVLFQTMTQGWDDEERPLEFEDTSMAPDELYKKRHVREQVEAAVAQLPEHHREVFVLRELEGRSYEEIAEITHCNLGTVKSRLNRARASFAEIIGPALQ
- the upp gene encoding uracil phosphoribosyltransferase, with product MPTTPALPGLTVVSHPLVQHKLSLLRDQATPKKIFKELVDEIAMLMAYEATADLALAPVEVDTPLETTTCQRVAGKKLTLVPILRAGLGMVEGILKLVPSARVGHIGLYRDHDTLEPVDYYFKVPGDAAERDFFLLDPMLATGGSAASAVSSLKRAGATRIKFLCLVAAPEGVERLRTAHPDVPIFAAALDRELNANGYILPGLGDAGDRLFGTR
- a CDS encoding MBL fold metallo-hydrolase RNA specificity domain-containing protein, producing MRLHFSGAAREVTGSSHLLQVKGHSILLDCGLYQGRRFEVREKNRELPLAATRIDAVVLSHAHIDHAGRLPYLVKQGFRGPIHSTVATRDLCEVMLADSAHIQEKDADFLARRKREFVEPLYALGDVSDALTQFRPHRYHETFEVVPGVKARFVDAGHILGSASVELEWEEDGRVRRLGFSGDIGRHGLPIIRDPEPLERLDWVIMESTYGDREHESIAGARDDLARIVTGTAQRGGRVLIPAFAVGRTQEILYDLHALARAGRIPRIPIIIDSPLANEATQVFRENSQEFDTSEPLVRHTNGNGGSLFDFDLVQFTPDVEDSKAMMRRSGPMIVIAASGMAESGRILHHLAYSASDPRSTVLIVGFQAEHTLGRRIVERRPILKIYGEPVELHAKVAVINGYSAHADRMELQRWLDTVRETSPNLADVFLVHGEPHAQDAFSAQLAERGYRVQAPLRGADVTR
- a CDS encoding class I SAM-dependent methyltransferase codes for the protein MQTEQPNAAADTEDFEFAALNEARNYRQALIAEFTPFLRGRVAEVGAGIGQLTAELARVPGITQLTAVEPEQRFAERLRREQPGRTVIHGTAADLPLDGGWNAIVSVNVLEHIREDVEELRRWRALLAPTRGHLCLFVPARPELYAPIDKDFGHFRRYTKPGLRRALTDAGFEIVRLDYFNAVGYFAWWASFVLLKQRGFKVASVRLFDRAIFPWVHAWERHVLRPPFGQSLLAVARG
- a CDS encoding M16 family metallopeptidase; protein product: MSVALRPAPGQVRSYRFPDTDEATLPNGLRVIVARMPRLPIVTVLALVDAGAVDDPEGREGLAALTARALAEGSGALDGAAIADRFEGWGTSFDASVDWDSTVARVTVTPSRLEAAFGLFAEVLRAPAFPAADVARKRDERLDDLTQLLAEPRGLADVRFTGTLFAGARYGRPIGGSARSVPGLDAEMLRAFHRAHYGPRTTTLFFVGDITLDAAVALAERAMGDWASDARASRRAASAAPQARETRRTRIITKADAPQSELRVGHVGIARGHPDYLAIVVMNAILGGLFSSRINLNLRERHAFTYGASSGFDARRAAGPFVVSTAVKSEVTDRAVQEILREIDALRAAPPSAAELSLATEYLAGVFPIRFETTAAVAGALAGATVHGLGADWFRTYRDRVQAVTDAEVHRVAREQLDPSRLLVLAVGDPTAIAAPLQALGHGDFAVLSATDDPSEQP
- a CDS encoding M16 family metallopeptidase; this translates as MAEPTLHLPIATHTLANGLRVVLSEDHATPIVAVNLWYHVGSANEREGRTGFAHLFEHMLFQGSANVGANEHFELVQRAGGTLNGSTWLDRTNYFETVPAHQLELALWLEADRMGRLLPAMTQEKLDTQRDVVKNERRWSVDNQPYGTWWERLPALCFPPTHPFHHSLIGSMDDLSAASLDDVAEFFRTYYTPDNAVLSIVGDFEPAAALAMVERHFGAIPRGAGRPALPPMTLPPRFGEWRRAVVEDEVAAARTFLAFRIPACGTDAWYALAVLAAVLGTGEGARLPRALVREQRLASDAGAFTFDLTKGADLLICDVTARPGVPVATALEALVAQIDRLRAEGVTPAERDRALALLEASWLLQLQSAGQRADKLSQFATYYGDAARLNTELGRYRAVDAAALHAAARDWLGEDNRASLSYVPKPAAQEAA
- a CDS encoding TetR/AcrR family transcriptional regulator, coding for MSRADAATRILEAAATLGAAAGVAALSLQGVASAAGVSKALVLYHFKGKEQLLAALAERLVDEDTASLDAAAGAADPLEAWRAVAGDATRRARRVLLSGLLHDAALRPQAGNLAAPRAAAASRLAAAMLRAAALRPRIAPALVGRVLLHQLDGMATAPTSTAELTADLDASALALLGLGR